The nucleotide sequence AAGAAGGCGCTTTCCTCCTGATAGGCTTTCAGCGAGGTCGTTCCGCTCTTGACGATGACAATCTTGCCGTTTTCAAGTCGGGCGATGGTGGTGTCGGCGATTTCGAAGCGCACGGGGCTTTCGGTGTTGTTCGACGAGAAAGAGGGGGTGAAAGGCGTGTCTCCATATCGCTTGTCGGTGATTTCACCGAGCGTGATGCGGGTCTTGCCCTTGACGAGCAGCGTACCGCCGATGTATTGGTTGAACGCATAATTCTCATCTTCGCCGCCACTGATGACGATGTCGTAATAACCGCCGGACGAGAGGGCGTCGGCCTCGCAGGAGGCGGTGGGCAGGACGTCGAGGCAGGAGGCGTTATCTCCGTTGAGGAAGCCGCGGTAGGAGAGGACAAATGCGGGATTCTCCTCGCCCTCGATGCGCATCGTGTCGCCGGCAATCACTTGCAGCGGGGCTTTCTCTACGGTGAGGGTGATTTCTTTCGATTCACCCTCGGTGTAGTTGGGGCTGCTCTTTTGTACGGCTTTCAAGGTGGTTGTTCCGCTTTTGAGGATATGGAACGCACCCTCCTTGTATTCCACAACGTCCGGGGTACCGAAGACAAATTCCACTTCGGTCTCGTTGTTGTTGGTGGTGACGGTGGGGGCAAACGGGGCGTCGCCGTAGCGTTTGGTGTCGATGCTCATGAGTGAAATCATGGTCTTCGACAAGGTGGCCGACCGCACGGTATATGTTCCTTCGGTGTAATTGAAATCATAGCAATCGTCCTCGCCGCCGCTGATGATGAGCGGATAGAAGCCAATGGGCGAGGAGACCGTCACTTCGCACGTCACGGTGGGCATCAAGTCGATGACCGAACGTTCTTCCCCGTTGACAAATCCGGTGATGTAGAGTTCGAAGTCGGTGACCGGCGTTTGTCCCACGATGCTCGATTCGTTGCGGCAACTTACTTCGAGGGTCGCTTTCCCGATGGTCAGTTCACCGTCGAGGGTCTCTATTGCATATCGCTCGTCGGTTATTTCGGTGAGTGTGATGGGGTAGTTGCCCGGTATGGAGGTGGAAGTTGCCTCGCAAGCAATTTCGGGAACCTCGATGTCGTCTTTGTTGTCGCCATTGACAAAGCCTTCATACACGAGGGTGAGGGTCGGGTTGGCCTCGCCATACTTGCGGCTCTTGTTTTCGGCCTGTATGGTAAGGGGGGCTTTGTTCACCACCAGTTCGGTTGTCGTCGTTGCCTCGCCGAAGTTGGTCGATGCGGCCTGGTGGGCGGAGATGGTAGTCTTGCCGGCTTTGAGTATCGTCACCGTGCCGTCGCTGATGGTGGCGATGCTTTCATCTTCGATGGAGAAGGTGATGGGGGTCTCGGTGTTGGGTGACGAGATTTTCAGGGCAAAGGGGGCGTCGCCGTAGGTTTTCTCGCCGATGGCGGTGAAGGTGAGTTCACCCGACGAGGCGGTGACGGTGAGTGCACCTTTCACATACACAAACCGGTAGTTCTCGTCTTCGCCGCCGCTGACGATGATGTCATAGCGTCCGGCCTGAGACGTGGAGGTCGCCTCGCACGAGGCCGACGGTTGCATGGTGAGTACCGACTCGTCCTCGCCGTTGACGAAACCGCTGTATGTGAAGGTGAGTGTGGGGTTCTCCTCGCCATAAGAACGCGTTTGGTCGTCGGCCGTGACCGTCAGCGGCGCTTTCTCCACGATAAGGGTGCCCGGGGTGTATTCGAGGGTGTAGTTGCTGCCTTCGCCGCCGCTCACCGTGATGTCATAGCTTCCGGCCGGCGATTGGGGGGTTGCTTCGCACGAGAGGGTGGGGAGGCTGGTAAGCACGGCTTCGTCTTCGCCGTTGGCAAATCCGCTGTATGAGAGGGTCAGCGTCGGGTTCTCGGCTCCGTAGGTGCGCGAGAGGTCGTCGGCCGTAACGTCAAGAATGGCTTTCTCCACGGTGAGGGTGGCGTTGGCAAAGGCGTAGGTGTAGTTCACGTCGTCGTCACCGCCGGCAACGATGTCGTAGGTGCCCACCGGCGAAGCGGGGTTGGCTTCGGTCGTTGCTGTGGGCGGGAGCACGAGGTCGCTCTCGGAGTCGCCGTTGACAAAGCCCTCATAGGAGAAGGAGAAGGTCGGGTTTGCCTCGCCGTAGGCTCGCGATGCGTCGTTGGCCGAGGCTTTCAGTGGGGCTTTGTTTACCACCAGCAGCGCCGTGGCCGAGGCTTCGCCGTAGTTGGTCGAAGCATCTTGATGGGCGGTGATGGTGGTCGAGCCGGCTTTGAGTATCGTTACCGTGTTGCCGCTGATGCTGGCGATGGTCGGGTCTTCGATGGTGAAGGTGATGGGCGTCTCGGTGTTGGGCGACGATACTTGCAGGTCAAATGCCGCATCGCCGTAGGTCTTCTCGCCGATGGCGGTGAAGGTGAGCTCACCCGACGAGGCCAGGACCGAAAGGGTGCCGTTGACATATCTCAGGGTGTAGTTCTCGGCCGCACCTCCGCTCACGACAATGTCGTAGGAGCCGGCCGGCGACTCGGCGGTGGCTTCGCAGGTCACCGTGGGGAGGCTGGTGAGCACCGATTCATTCTCGCCGTTGACAAAACCGCTGTATGAGAAGGTCAGTGCCGGGTTCTCCTCGCCGTAGGAGCGCGAGGCGTTGTCGGCCGTTACCGTGAGGAGGGCTTTGTTCACCACCAGTTCGGTCGTGGCCGAAGCCTCTTCGTAGTTGCCCGAGGCTGCCTGGTGGGCGGTGATGGTGGTTGAGCCGGCTTTGAGTATCGTTACCGTACTGCCGTTGATGCTGGCAATGGCCGGGTTTTCGATAGAGTAGGTGATGGCGGTCTCTTTGTTGGGGCTGGTGGCCTGCAATTCAAAGGGGGCATTGCCGTAGGTCTTCTCGCCGATGGGGGTTATCGCGATTTGTGCCGCCGAGGACGAGACGGTGAGCGTTCCTTTGACATAGGTAAACGCGTAGTTGGTGCTCACGCCCCCTCCCACGGTGATGTCGTAAGTCCCCACGGGTGATGAGGTCGTCGCGTTGCAGAAGGCGTTGGGTTTTATCGAGAGGTCGTCTTCGGTGTCGCCGTTGACAAAGCCCGAATAGCTAAGGGTGAAGGTCGGGTTTTTCTCGCCGAAGGCCCGGGTGGCGTCATTGGCCGTGACCGTCAGCGGCGCCTTGTTTACCACCAGTGTCGTGGTGGCCGACGTGGCATTGAAGTTGCCCGAGGCCGCCTGGCTGGCGGTGATGGTGGTCGAGCCCGCTTTGAGTATTGTGACCCGTCCGTTGCTTACGGAGGCCACTGTCGGGTCGGCCACCGTGTAGGTGATGGCGGTGGCGGTGTTGGTGCTGGTGGCCTGTATGTTGAAGGCGGCATCGCCGTAGGTCTTCTCACCGATGGGGGTAATCGTTATTTGGGCGGCGGCCGAGGTGACCGTGAGGGTACCTTTCTTATAGATAAAGGTGTAGTTGTCGCTCTTTCCGCCGCTCACGGTGATGTCGTAGGTGCCCACGGGCGAAGTCGCCGTGGCCGGGCAGGTGGCGGTGGGGCGGGTGGTGAGGCTGGCCTCGGTGTCGTTGTTGACGAAGCCCGAATAGCTGAGGGTGAAGGTCGGGTTGCCGGCTCCGAAGGCGCGGGTGGCGTCATTGGCCGTGACGGTGAGATGAGCCTTGTTGACGGTGATTTTTACGGTCTTGCTGGCTGCCGTGTAGTTTTTCGAAGCCTTTTGCGAAATGGTGAGTGTGGTCGAACCGGCTTTGAGGGGAACGACCTTGCCGTTTTCCACGCGGGCTATCGTGGGGTCGGCCACGGCATATTCGAGGGCGCTTTGGTTGTTGTTGGTCGTTACCGACAGGGCCTTTTCGGTGCCGTAGGTGGTGATGACGTCCGATGCCGTGATGGTGGTGTTCACCGTGTAATTGATGACGTAGGTGTGTATGTTCGAGGGGTTCGACGAGTAGTCGTTGCCTTTCACGGTGACGGTGGTCGACCCGTCGGAGGTGCTCTGGGTTACGCTGGCACCTATGCCGTCGGCGGTGGCGGTGACGGCGGGGAGCGAGCTGAGCGAGCTTACCGTGTAGGCGTATTCATAGGTGTTTTTGTCGAAGCCGCTGAGGTCGCTGCCGCCCACCTTCAACGAGGCGAGCCGGGAGTTGTAGACAAACTCGACGTCATCGATATATACAAGATCATTGGTTGTCCCTTCACCTGCATTTTTATTGGTGGAGAAGGAGATGAGGATATAGGCCGGCGTCACGCTGCTGTTGAGGACATTGAAGGGAATGTTCAACTGCTGCCAGCCGTTGCCCGAGGCGGCTTGGTAATTGAGGGTGGCCTGGGCATATTTTATGCTGGTGTAGTCTGTGTTTTCGGGGTCCTGGTAATTGGCGTTTCCGTGAATCACCGTGTTTACGCGGGCATAGTCGCCGGCATTCCCGGGCACATATTTTACCCACACCGTCATGGCATCGGGTTTCCCGGTGAACGGTTGGTTGTAACCCGTATTGGAGGGATAGGATTTGTTGTGGTTGGCTGTACTTGACGGTGTGGCTGATCCTGCTACTATTTGGCCCGTTGTCAGGTTGCCATTGGCTTTTGCACCCATCGCCGATCTAGAATTAATACGAGCAGAATATGAACCCGAACTACCGGGTCGAGTATCTGTTTCTTTGGATAATTGATCGGCTGTTTTAGCGATTGAATATATTCCCGAAGCACTTGCTGAATTAAAAGAGTGAAAACCAACAGGCTCTTCGCCTTTTTCTGCCGAAACCCAGTTTTCAAAACCGGGGTTGGGCAACTGGTATTGGCCGTATGCGATGAAAGGAAGGGCAAATAACGTGAGCAACAGAATGCCAAGTCTCAATTTTCTCATAATACTATTTTAGAAAAAACGCTGCAAAGATAGTGTAAGATTTCTTATCATTATTTCATTTCTCTTTAATATTAAGTATTTATAACTTTATAAAACTCGAAAGGTGTATAAAGTTTTCTCCCATGTTTCATGTTTGAAGGGGTAGGGGCGTAGGTCTTCTCTCTCAGAGGAAAAGGCTCATGGCCGGACGGAAATTCTCCTGACGCTCACTGTTTATCGAAAAACGAACATAAAAAGAAGAAATTGCTATCTTGACTTTGCAAAAAAAAAGAAAATAGTTTATCTTTGTCCCGAAATATAGCCGAGAAAGATGGAGACATTTTTTAAGACACACAAATATCTGGTCGAGCATGTAAACTCTCCCGTGAAGAGGGGGCTTATGCAGGAAATCGACTGGTCGCACCGTCTCATCGGTATCAAAGGAAGCCGGGGCGTGGGCAAGACGACGTTTCTCCTGCAATATGCCAAGGAGAAGTTTGGCGCCGACGACCGCACCTGTCTCTACATCAACCTCAACAACCTCTATTTTGCCGACAAGAAACTGGTCGACTTTGTCGATGAGTTCTACCGCCTCGGCGGCCGTTGCCTGCTCATCGACCAGGTGTTCAAGTATCCCTTCTGGGCCGAAGAGCTGGCACATTGCTACTATGCCTACCCCGATCTCCATGTTATTTTCTCGGGTTCGTCGGTCATGCGGCTCAAAGAAGAAGACTCGCCCATACACGAAATCGTCGACTCGTACAACCTGCGCGGGTATTCTTTCAGAGAATTTCTCAACCTCATGGCCGGCACCGATTTCCCGGCCGTGAAACTCGACGACATCTTGCGCGACCACACGGCGATGGCCCGCGAGGTGGTTTCGCGCATACACCCCCTGAGCTACTTCAAGGAATACCTGCACCACGGCTTTTATCCGTTCTTCATCGAGCAGCACAACTTCACCGAGACCTTGGTGAAGACGATGAACATGATGATGGAGGTCGACATACTCTTCATCAAGCAAATCGAGCTCACCTATCTGCCCAAGATACGGCGGCTGCTCTACCTGCTGGCCACCTCGTCGCCCTGCTCGCCCAACGTGAGCCAGTTGAGCAAGGAGATACAGACCTCGCGCGCCACGGTGGTCAACTACATCAAGTATCTCAAAGACGCCCGCCTCATCAACATGCTCTACCCCGTCGACGAGGAGTTCCCCCGCAAGCCGGCCCGGGTGTACCTGCACAACACCAACCTGATGTACCCCATCTGCCCCGACCATGTCGACCCCCAGGCGGTGCGCGAGACCTTCTTCTATAACATTTTGCACAAGGACAACCGCCTCAACGAAGGAATACGCAACACCCATTTCCTGGTAAAC is from Candidatus Caccoplasma merdavium and encodes:
- a CDS encoding ATP-binding protein, which encodes METFFKTHKYLVEHVNSPVKRGLMQEIDWSHRLIGIKGSRGVGKTTFLLQYAKEKFGADDRTCLYINLNNLYFADKKLVDFVDEFYRLGGRCLLIDQVFKYPFWAEELAHCYYAYPDLHVIFSGSSVMRLKEEDSPIHEIVDSYNLRGYSFREFLNLMAGTDFPAVKLDDILRDHTAMAREVVSRIHPLSYFKEYLHHGFYPFFIEQHNFTETLVKTMNMMMEVDILFIKQIELTYLPKIRRLLYLLATSSPCSPNVSQLSKEIQTSRATVVNYIKYLKDARLINMLYPVDEEFPRKPARVYLHNTNLMYPICPDHVDPQAVRETFFYNILHKDNRLNEGIRNTHFLVNRRYNFKIEGEILRGRNNPDYYYAMDNNEIGKENKIPLWLFGFLY